TTTCACACCATTCTCGTCCTTCACTTGAACAGGGTCAGCAGGCGAAGCCGAGCTGCCGGAGTGACCGGAGGAATGGCTGCCACTGCCATTTCCATCGCCGTTGCCACTACCGTTACCGCTATCGTTTCCATTACCATTACCATTACCATTACCATTACCGTTGCCGTTGCCGTTGCCATTGTCGTTGTCGTTATCGGTGCCGCTACCGCCACCACTGCCATTATCCCCGCCATCCGAGTCGATGCGGATTTCGACCGGCTGCGTGTACAGGTCATACGGACGCGTGCCGTCGATCGCATACGTGTAGCGCAGCAGCGCATGGGCGGTGCCGGTATGCTTGGCAGTGATTGCATTGCCGCTTGCTTCCAGGAGATCCTGTCCATCCAGCCACACCAGCTCAGGTGTAACTTCCGATTGCTCGCCCTTGAATGTCGTCATTTTGGCGCCCAGCGCTGATGTATCACCGGATTTCAACGTGTAACTCTCTTGATCGGCTTGAATGGATGCAGCCCAGGTTGAAGCCCAATCCGCATAATCGGTTGTGATACCGTAAACTCCGCTCAGGAAGATATTGATAAAATCATTTCGGTTGTCGTAGGTCCATGGCGACACGATTAATCCTCTATGCTTGGCGGCTTCCAGGAACTTACCGGTCAGCTCGCTGTTATAGCCTGTGTCAAAGGAAGCGTTCAATGGCTGTACGAGCTTGAGCGCATCCCGAAGCGACTTTTTCGTATCATCCTGCTTTACGGTTCCCGCACTCACCAACAGGCCGAGCGGCATCTCCGGCATCAGCTGTGACATCAGCCTGAGCTGACTCGCATTAAACGACATCGTATCGATGTTCGCTTCCGCGCCCATACCCTTGATGATTTGAACATAGGTTTCTACCGCCTCGGACGTGCTTGTTTTGATTTCAGCCATAATCATACGATCATTTGCCAACGCCAGATCAATCTGTTCGTTTAAGGTAGGGATTTTCACATCCGGATAGCCCGTTGGGAACGGCTTGTTGGCATTGAGCGCCTTCAGCTCCTCGAGCGTAAAGTCCTCCACTTTACCTGTGCCGTTCGTCGTGCGGCTTACATCCGAGTCGTGCACGATCACGATATGTCCGTCCTTGGAGATATACATGTCGTTCTCGATAAAATCAGCCCCGGCCTCGACGGCCAGTCGGTTACTCTCGATCGTATTTTCCGGTGCTTTGGACGGAAGACCCCGGTGTCCGATCATGTAAGGCTTACGGATGAGGGTCAGCCCGTGTGAGTACACCTTCAGCGCATCGACAGCCGCCTGCGGTGTATCGGTAACGATTCCGTTTACACCCGCAGTAATCAAGGTATGCATCGCAATATCTTTGCCTGAAGCAGGGGATGAATCTTTGACCCAAACAGAAACCATCCGCTTCTGCAGGTAATCCATATTGGCACGCGTTGCCGCCTGCGCCGGCAGCAGCACGATTTTCGCCAGATTGACCGTTGCTTGTCTGCGAATGTCCAGCAGCTTCGCTTCCATATAGGCTTCTGAAGAATCTGCCACACTTGCATCCCAAATCCCGCGAAGCATGGAGTAAGCCGTCCGTGCCTGCCTCACAAGCTCGCCATTGTCGGACATGACGAACGCGTCCTCCAAGCCGGCACGCTTCACATAAGCGACCAATGCATCCACCGTTTCGCTGTCCTTCACATAGAAAGATGGCATCATTTTGCCGTGTAATGCTGCCAGTGCCGTGTCCAGGCTCCCGAGCTGCTCCGTTCCGGCAGGATTCGTTACTTGCAAACTGCTGTCCACATGCAAAATAACTGTAGCCGGCATGGCTGCGCCTGTCAGGCCTTCCAGCTGCTCAAGGCTCGTCGCTTCCGTTACAAGCGTCGGCGCCATGGCAATTTGCGTATCGGGCTCAGCAACATCCACATATTGATCCGAAGGATTCACAATCGCAGGAAGCTCTTCCTGCTGCAGCGTGACGCGAATGTTGTCCACTTTCATCCGGCTGCCGTTAGCTTGAAGACCGATTCGTCCTTTCAGGTAGCTGTCAGCCAAGTTCGTATCGATCAGCAGCTCGCTGCCAATCCATTCCTGTACCCGGCTCCCATGCGCTTTGATCATGTAATGGTACATGTTGCCGGGATTGATAGCCTCCAGATATGGGCCTTTCTCGCGGACATTCCATCCGTTCGCCGGTGTTCTTTCGGCAAATTCAACGCCATTGGTTGCGGAGGCGTCCTGTCTGACGGCCATTTGAAAATACGGATAGTTGCTATTTTGAATGCGGTACATGATGGAATTCCACCTAGCTGTATCGTTAGAACCCAAATTCGTTACATCCGCCTCAATTTTATAATCACCAAAGGCATCCAAGTAATCCGGAAGCAGTACCCGTGAAGGATTATCCGGTGAAGCGAGCGCATTGATCTGGAAGGTGCCGTCCTGCACAGCTGCTGCGCTTGCTGTCGTTCCTTCAATTCTTGACCATCCTTGCGGCAGAGTGCCGTCGGCTATGAAATCGAAGTTCTCTTCATACAGCACGTAGTCGCTGTCCGCTGCATTCTTAGCTACGACTAGAAGCGGCAGGTCTGCTCCGTCTTTATGCGCAGTCACACGGTAGACGCCCTTCTGCTCTACCGTCATGCTGCTGCCACTGAATGTGACTTCAGGGCTTTCCGCCGTCCACGTGACGTCGCTACCCGTCAGCTCGCCGGTGGAAAAATCGCTGTAATCTGCCTGCAGCGCAATCGTATGCAGATCGATAGCCTGCCCGGCATTCGCCTTGATATAGCCTTCGCTATGCTTCAGCGTCGTTACCTCCGCTCCGGCAGCCGATGGTGTCACCGTTAACTCCCCGCTCCACTGTGTATCAGCGTAGACAGCGGTTAGTCTGACGGTTCCCTTTTTCAGCGGATAGAGCTGGTGGTCCATCACTTTAAGAACTGAATCGTCGGATGAATACCACTTAAAAGCGTCCGCAGGAGCTGCTTCCCTCATACCGTCAGAATAGTAGACACTTGCTGTAACACTCATTGCCCCTGATAGCGCCTCAGCTTCACTCGGTAACATGACCGACAGCTCATCCGCCGTCACACGCGTGACCTTGATATTATCAAAGGAGAGCTTGCTTTGGTCGCCTTGAATGCCGATCTTCCCCTTCTCCATCACGATTTCTTGAGGAAGCGTTTGATCCGTGAGCAAAGTGAAGTCAGAATCGGACTTAGCTTTGATATATTCCTTGACATTGTTACCGAATACCCGAACCTTGAGCGTATAGTCCGAATTCAACGCCAACTTCTTCCAGGTACCGGAAATCGGCGTAGGCGAGTACCAGTTTCCGTCCGCTTTGCGATAAGCGTACTCATAGGTTCCGTCTTGTCGGACAGCCATCTGATCATAAGGAACCTGCCCGCTCGAAGGGACGCGGAACATGATCGCTCCCCATCGTTTGGCGTTGACGACACTTTCAAACCGGATATCCCCTTCAATGGTATAGTTGTCCCACTGTACGGGAGCTATCGCTCTGGCCTGCTTGCCCGAAGCCTTCCCATCAAACAGCATTCTGCCGTTTCCGTACGTATCCTGAACAACAGTGAAAGGGCTGCTGCCGCTGTTCACATCCGAGATCCAGCCATAAGGTAAGCTGCCGTCGGCATAGCTGTCAAAATTCTCATCCAACAGCACAGGATTCACATCCCCAGACACCGGATGGCTGTTTGTTAGCTTGACAATGCCATACCCGCTCGTATCATTCCAGAACGAACTGGATTGATAAGCGCTCCAGTAGCTGGTCCGCTGCTGAGCCGTATCCGATCCGTAGCGGTCGGTAACGCCGATCTCCATGCCCAGCTCTTTGGTGAGGAACGGATCAAAGTTCAGCATATCCCAAGGAATGGCCGCCTCCATCGTCCACCCGGAGCCCGTCTTCTGCATAGCCCGCAAAATCTTACGCTCATCCTTGCCGCTATGATTGTTCAGCGCCGCACCGAATTGCAGCTTGGGTGTCGTCGTATCCGGCTGAACCATCAGTCCGATCTGCATATCATCAGCGGCAAAAGGCGCCGATTGATGCTTCGTCGGATCCAGGAACAGGTTGACTCCATCCTGATCAAACCAATAGCCAGATCCATTATGGATCAGTACATCATCATCGGCTTGAACAGCTACATACAAATAGCGGTTATCCCACAGCAGGCCGAATCGCGAATCCTTGAAGGACCCTTCACCCACATGCCGGTCCAGGGACTGGTCTAGATGCCAAATCGATTCATCCAGCTTGCCGTCAATTACCGGAGCTTTGAGCGTCTTCTTCGCTTCTAACGAGCTTCTTTCATTGTCCGCTGCATAAGCGTGTCCACCGAGCAAGCCAGACGGCAGCGTCCCGGTCATCATGGTAAAGACCACGACCAGCTTTATCGTCGTCGCCGTAAATTTTTTCATGGTATACAACCCTTTCCTCACTGATAAGTCGGTCAGCTGCCTCTTGCAGAAGAATCAATCTGGGTATGGTTCCTCCTTTCCCGTTGTTATTCAGAGAACACAAAAACCCCTCCAATCCGCAAAAACATCCGCCCGCTTGGGGCCCTGTGCTTGCTTCATGGAAGGGTTTTCTCCTCATCTCTACCCTTATCTATTCGATTGTTTCTTCCGCTTCTTTATCCCGTATCTGCTTACAGCTTATCAGGCATCTATTCGGGCAATATCAACGTGATGAAAAGAGATTGTAAAGACTGCGTCCAGGTTTGCTGCAGCCAGCTTGCGAACGATTCCTTTTCCTCAAACTGCGGATAATGAGCCGACTGCTCAAACACAATGAAGTCCTTCGACGGGGCTTCCAGCTCCTCATAGTACTTTTTGGCGGCTTTGACCGAGGTCATATAATCATACTGTCCCATTACAAAGTAAAAAGGAATGTCCAGCTTGCGGACAAGATGCGTAATGTCGTGCTCCGTTTCTTCTTGGAGTAGACGCTCTTGCGATAGAGCCACACCCTTTACATAGCGAAGGACATCAAGCCCGTTATACTCGGGATGGAACAGGAAGCCCGTATAATAGTCTCCGTTATCATCGATCAACCTCGCTGCGCCGCCATATTTGCGAATGACACTTCTGGGGGTGTAACTTTCTCCTCGTTCAACCGGCCCTCGCAGCAGCTCCAATTGCTCCGCTTCCTTAAGGTTCCCTGCCTGCTTCGCTCGGTCAATGATAAACGCAAGGCTGTCCCGTTCACTCTCCACATGATCCGCTACCTGACCGATCCCGATATAAGCGGCAAATTTATCCGGCGCTTTAGCAGCAGCTTTCATGCCGATGTACGTGCCGAATGAATGGCCGATCAGCAGCACTTTGTTCTGCCCGAATTCTTGCTCCACATAATCGGTCAGCGCCAGCAAATCATCAACGAGCAGGTCAGAATTCAGACCCGAGTAGTCCTCGAAAAAGTGATACGACTTCCCGCTCCCCCGCTGATCATACTGTACAATGGTAAAATACTGTTCAAGCAGATCCTGGTATTTCGTCACATAGGGAATCTCCGAGCACCCCGGACCTCCATGTACAAAGATAATGATCGGATTGTGCCGGTCTTTGCCTCTGATCATAACTTCGTGTCCCGTACCGTTGATCTCGATCTGCTTTAACGTGCTTATGCTGTTCGCTCCTCGAATGGGAGGCGTCCATGTCGGCCCAAACATTTTCATCGCAATAAGCAGAAGTATGGCTACTAATACGATTTTACGAATCCTTTTGCGTGATGTTCTCAAATAGAATGGACTCCTTTAGCTGCGCTCGACTGTAAGCAGCGACTTGGAAGCTCTCCATAGAACTTCTTTGCTTAGCCTTGGCCCGGAAATATGGCGGAGCAGAAACCGAACCATCGGTTCATTCTCTTGCTCCACGCATAAAGCACCATATTGATATTTTCGTTCATCAATTAGCTTTCTAAGAACTACCGACCCTAGCGCAATTCCCCGAGCCAACCGCTGGTGCTTCCTATATACATACATGGTTTTTAGCAAAATGGTCTCAGCATCCAGTTCCTCTAGAATCAACCATCCAGCGGGCTGTCCCTGATATCTTAGCAGCAAACTCCGTACGGGATCAATCCGATCTTCATCGGCAAAAGGAGATAACACATCGGGATATTCCTTTCCCGCCTCCGTTTGAATCAACGCCCGATCATGAGGAGTGACATCGCGCCATGGTTCCAAGGAAAAAGAAGCCGGCAGCGCGAGCTTCATCCATGGCGCGTCTTCGACTGCACGCAACCGCCCTCTGCGAATGTACATTCCCTGCTCGGGTGAAGGGAAACCGCATGCTTGGAGAAAGGCCCCCTCTTCACTTTCCAAGTCCTCAGCAGCCAGAAACTCAACCTGCAGGCTGACGTATCCGAGTTCACGGAGTTTGTGTTCAAGCACCAGCATGAGCTGCTTGCCGAGCCCCCTTCTTCGCATGTCACTCCGAACCATAATGGATAGCAGCCTCGCCGCCTTTCGATTCGGCGCAAGCAGTGCAAGCACTAGACCTGCGGGCTGTTCCCCATTCACTATTCCAAACGCAACGATATCCGCGGAAGGATCCTGCCAAATGAGACCCGCCTCAGGCAGAATGAGGGATTGAAACGCCGATAAGCTTGCGGGGTTGAGCTCCCATACTGCCTGGTTCATCTACATACACCTTTTCCCCATTCAAGTCTTTTCTTTTAAGGCTGACCAATCGATATTTCTTGATTACTAATACTCAGTGGATTTGCCGAATAATCCGAATAACTGGAAATAGAGACCCTGAATTTGCTGAATGCTGTTAATTTCGATTGCAGCGCTGTCCATTTGTCCGAATTTAACGCAATAGAAAATTTATTGTTATTAATTGAAACTATAAAATCTGTTGTATTATTTAACGTATCCACATGTCCGGTTGTAAAATCTCCGGTATCGGAGAATTGAACAGATACCGTCCCTCCGATCGTCGCTAAGATAGCTTCACTAAAGGTTATTACTATGGATTGATCCGCATAAACCGCATCCGTAACGGAAGGTGCCGTTTCATCCATGGTGATAGGGAGGGAAACGGACGATTCAGAGCCATGTGTATCCTTTATTTTAAAGATAAGATGCGCCTCTGTGGCTTCCGTGACTGCATCAAGCGGGTGAATGGTATAGCCGCTGGTGCCTGCAGTAACTTGTACAAGCGGATTGTCCGACTCAACCGTCACATCAGCCACTTTCACATTACTGCTGTCTAACACATCAAAATCGCTGCTAGTTTGATAATCAAATGTCAAATCCTGATTGTTTTTCTTGACTTTAAGAAGATCAGCAATATTTCTTTTGCCATAGGAGTAGAAGGGAACATCATTTGAATCTTTAATTTGAACATCTCCCGAAGTACCGGATAAATTCGAGTTAAGATAGAGCTTCGCTCCAGCTGCCAGCTCTGCCGTAAAAGGGCCGTCCGATACTTTCGTGCTATGAAAAGTCGCTGCTGCTGCTTGAAGCGTACTTAATGCATCAACCATATCTTGCTGTACGGAGCTATCGGCGCTCTTAACCCCTTTGGCTTCGTTCACAGCTTGTAAGAAATCATCTACCGCTGATTGAGGATAGTTTCCTGGATCTGTCCCCACCACAGCACCGGCAAGTAACGTTTCGGAATCTGCGATCTCCTGCGCCAAAGCAGTTGTATCCACGATATGCACATCAAAGGTTGTTGTGTTCGAGTCAGCTTGACTATTCGTTGCAGTAACGGTAATCGTTGATTCTCCCGTAGTAAGAGGCGTTACTACTAATTGAGCTTGGTTCACATATACGCTAGATACCACGGATTGCGACGATTCCGCACTTAGTGTCAGGGTGTCCCCGTTCATCACTTCAAACAATCCGTTCAAATCAATCTCCGCATTGCCGTCGTTTAGTTCCACGCGCTTATTCGGTAACTGGCCTACAAGAATGGGAGCACTATAATCGGGAGGTACCACTTGGAGTTCAAAAGAATTCTGAGCCTGACCGCCTCGTCCGTCATTAGCCGTTACAGTAATGGTCGTTACTCCTTCTTGCAGCGGCTCCAGTGTTAATTCCGAACCTTGCATATAGACACTAGCTACAACTGAATCGGAAGAAACGGCTTGAAGCTGGAGCTGATCATAGTCAGAGTCGGAAAAAGCATCGGTCAAATCCACATGAAGGTCTCCAAAGTTGACCGTTGTTTGAAGATCATCCAGCTCACGGGCTACCTCAGGGGAATGATTGCGCTTCTTGGAGCCTGACGAGGAACCGCTTGTAGAAGTGGATGGGCTTGCCCCTCCGGTAACGTGATTGTTCATTACTTCGTAATTGGTAATGACATCGGGGGCAGATACTTGCTCCGGAAGCTCCAGCTTATCGATCATGGAGCCTTGGCTCAACGTAATTCTCACGTTTTTGTCCGAAACCTTCATATTCTCAATGGTATTGTTTCCTGTGAGAGCAACATTACCTGTTGATTGAACGTTGAGCTTGCTCACTTTACCGTTAACATCCAGATGAGCGGCACCTTGCTGTACTTCAACTTGTTCAAAGGAATCGCCCTTCAAAACAACATAATCACCTGAAATATGTAGGACTCCACTCAAAGACTTTCCGCTTACATCCAGAGTGACAGGTTGATCCGCTTTACCGCTTTTGCTAATTGTCAGCTCGGTCATGCCATTCATATTACGATTAGAAGAGGTATAAGTAATCGTCGCCCCTTCCAGAGCCTCCTTGTTTTGACTGCTGAACAATTTCTTCATTTGATCGTCGATCAAATAGGGCTTGCCGTCTATGGTAACAATATCCCCATCGATTTTGTTGATGACGGCTGTCTGCTGCTTATGATTAAAAATATCTGTTAAAAATAAGGCGATGTCTTCCCTTTGTACCGGTTCTTTTGGCGCGAAGCCGCCCTCTTTTTTAGGTAATAGCTGCAGCCTTAGAGCCGTATCCACAGATTGGCCGGCCCAAGAGCTTACCTCATCGGCATCGGTAATCTGGTCCCGTTCCCCGCCTTTTACATCAGAAGCATGAAGGGCTCGAACGAATACCGTCGCAAGCTCCTCACGAGTTACCGTATCCGATGGACGGAAATGTTCATTGGAGTCTCCTCCCATAAGTCCGGCTTTACGAACTGCTTCGATGTATGAAGTGCCCCAGGAATCAGATACATCACTAAAAGACGAGGTCACTTGGGAGTTTACTTGCAATTGAAGAGCTTTAGCAAGAACGACAGCCAACTCTTCACGCGTAAGCAAACCATCGGGATGAAACGCTCCATCGGGATAACCGGACATTAGCCCTTGGCTGACAGCTTCTTGTACGGCTTTAATTTTAGCAGGGGAAATCTGTGTAAAATCTTGAAAGGATAATCCGGGCGCCGCGCTTGAATCCTTCTTTTCAGCAGCTAAAGATGAGGCAGGCTGCACTGCCATACTAAGCATCATTGTTGTTACCAACCATTTTGTCCAATCCTTGTTCACAAACCGATACCACCATTCGTTTTTTAGGTATTTTTTCCTAAAACTATCTTACTATATTTGTTGATTTTTGTCGTTTTAAATATATAAAGAGAACCCGGCAGCCAGCCAGGTTCATCTAAACTTCGAACAGCAAATCACAATCATATACGCTTGACTATTACAGATAATCTCAGATTTATTTACAGGCGGAAACCCGAGCATTTCTACAGTTATCGCGTCTTGCTTCTCCCGATCATCCAATAAGAAAGCAAGCTGCCTCCGATCAAAATAACGGCCGTCACAGCCAGCGATACATGCATCCCTCTTGTGAAAGATTCGCTGCCGCTGACAATCGAACCGAGAATCGAGACCCCAAGAGTCGCGCCGAGCTGACGGCTGGAGTTCAGCGCGCCTGAAACCGCGCCGCTCTGCTCCTTCGGCACCGAAGAGATCACCGCGGTGATGAGCGATGGGAGTGTGTAAGAGACTCCGAACCCAATGAGCAATAACGCGATGAAAGTGAGTGCGTCATTCGTGTTCACCGCCGTCCACACTTGCATCATCGTTCCAGCAGCAGCCAGAGCGAACCCAACTGTCATCGGGATGCGCGGACCTATCTTTCCTACAATTCGCCCCGTCAAGATAGGATTAAAAGCCAGCGGTATCATCATCGGAAGCAGTGCAAGACCCGCAGCATGTGCCGAGGAACCGGCAGTTTGCTGAAAAAATAAAGGCAGCACGAACAGAATCCCCGAGAGACCCATATTAATCGCCATCCCTGCCACCATGCCTGCGGAGACCGTAGCATTTCGAAAGAGTCCGAGCGGAAGCAGCGGCGCTTTGCTTTTCGCTTGAATCCGCACAAAGAAGACGGCGCTTAATAAATCCAGGCCCCATGCTGCAAAGATCACAGGGGATTTCCATCCATACGTCTCCCCCTCCATGAGTCCGAACGACAATGCGGCAATGGCGATAACCGCTGTAAGTTGTCCTGCCCAGTCGAAGCTTTGCTGCGGCTTACGGTTCGTTTCCTTCACTAGACCATAGGTCAATCCCACACTAACAAGCGCAATCGGCACGTTCAGCAAAAAGATGCTGCGCCAACCGAAGGAGTCTACCAGAAAGCCTCCGACAATAGGCCCCGCCGCCATCGCGATCCCGGTAACCGCCGCCCAAATACCAAGCGCCCGGGCACGCTCAGCCGGTACTGGGTAAGCGTGGGCAATGAGCGTCAGGGAGGCCGGCATCAATGCTGCGCCTCCTATACCGAGCACAGCCCGTAAGCCGATCAGATTGCCCAGTGACGACACTGAGGCCGTTATCGCTGATGCCAGCAAAAAAACTACCAGACCACCCATGTACACACGCTTCGCTCCAATTTTATCTGCTAACGCGCCCATCGATAATAGCAAACAGGCGAACACAATCGTATACGCGTTTACCACCCATTGAAGTCCAGCGATCCCTCCGCCTAGGTCAACTCGAATTGCAGGCAGCGCGACACTCACCACCGTCATATCCAGAAGCACCATAAAGTATCCAAGCGAGAGTCCGAGAATTAACAGCGTTTTGCCCCATCTTCCTTCTTGCTTGGACTGTAGATTCCATGCTTTTTCCAAACTTCTTCTCCTCCGTCCCCAAATCTAGGTATTCTTCGTTTGACCTATTGGCAGTGTATAATAGAAGGAATAGTAGAATAAGTGGAGCATTTATCATAGGAGTTACAGTCCTACTATATAAATGCGTTGAAGAAATCAGGAGGAGAAATCATGGAAGTGTCCCATCAGGCACGGCTTGAAGAATTAGCCCAGTTTTTGCGGACCCGGCGGGCACGCATTACACCCGAACAAGCAGGTCTGCCTTCAGGCGGCCGTCGTCGTACGCCAGGGCTGAGACGCGAGGAAGTTGCACAGCTCTCGGGCGTAAGTGTGGACTGGTATACATGGCTGGAACAAGGACGAAACATACAGGTTTCCTCCCAAGTGCTGGATAGCATTGCCCGAACCCTGCAGCTGGATTACAACGAGAGAAGGCATTTATTCATTCTGGCCTTGCAGCAGCTCCCAGCTGATGTGACACCTATCGAAGAACCAATTAGTTCCTCGCTTCAAGACTTCCTTGATCTGCAAGGAACGAGTCCTGCCTTTGTCTCCGACCAGCGGCTGACGATCGTCGCCTGGAACAAAGCGGCAAGCTTGATCTACGGCCAATACGAAACCATGACTACGAGGGAACGCAACACCGTGTGGAGAACATTCAACTCCCCCTACGTACGTGAAGTGCTCCAAGACAATTGGGAAAAGCATGCCCGACACCGCTTAGCTCAATTCCGCGCAAGCTACGGCAAATTCGCCGGCGATCCTTGGTGGTTGGAGATGATTGAGGAACTGAATCAAGCTAGCCCGGAATTCCGAGCCTGGTGGCCACAGCACGACGTTCTGAGCGGTCCCGAAGGAAAAAGGTCAATCACCACCCTACGGCCGGTCTGCTTGTTTTTGAACAAATATCGTTCCTTGTTTCGGATGCGCCGCATCTGACCGTGACTGTCAATATGCCGTCTAGTGAGGAGACGAGGGCTAAGGTTGAGGATTTGCTTGCGGGGAAGGTGTAACTGGCTGCTCAAGCCAGCGGTTAAAAGACAAAGGAGCTCAGCCAGCGGCTTGAGCTCCTTTGCTATGCTTGATAAGGCGGTAACGTCATGACCTTATAGGAATCACCTATTTGTTTCACAGTGAATCGAAACTCATCATGCTCCCACTCCGTTGATCGAACCTTGAACGGTTTGCCCTCTTGATCGATGCAAGTGACCGTAAATTCAACTTCATCCGAAGAAATATCCTTCCGATTCAGGATTTTATCGATTTGTACGATTTGCCCTCCATTTATTTTACAGTAGGACTTCAAGAGCTCAGGCACGTTGTTTTTATCGATACTCGAGTTATAGCCTGCTAACTCTTCCGCATCGCCACCATATAATAGGGCCAAGATCTCCCAATCTTCATGATAAAGGGCTGTGAAGTAAGCTCTTAGCGCTTCTTCCGGGTCGTTATACTTAGGGACTTCAGCTTTGGAGCATGCCGTGATGAGTAGGATGGATGTGAGTATTAGCAAAATAATTCTCTTCATGACTCGCCTCCCGAATGCGATTATTCATTCCATTTTACTATATTTAGTAAATATTGGAACACCTAGAGAGGCGATATGTGATTACGAAGAACCGGCGTTCAGCTAGGCTGCATCCTGCCAGACAACTGCATGAATCTTTTAATCAATATCCAGAAGCTCGAGAATAACCCCTAAATCATCCGTACTTTCCACATACGCATACTTATCGCCGTTTTGAATAAGGGGAAAGCCGAATTCCTCCAGCTTCTTGGCTGTTTCAAGCATTTTGTTCTTGGCTTTGAATGCGATGTGATGAACACCAGGGCCTTTAGTGTCCAGAAAATCCTTCCATGTAGTCGGATCTTCCGTAGGCTCGATGAACTCGACAACCAGGTTCTCCATGTGAAAGAAGGATAGCTTCACCCTCCCCTTTGTAGGCTGCCCCATATACGTGACCGTGTCGCTGCCATCTTCATTCGCCATGATAACAGACGGTGCGGGAACGCCCAATAATTCGGCAAAGCGGCGGGTCGCCTTTTCCACATCACGCACAATCATAGCAATCTGACAGACAAACGTTGTACCAAGAATTGAATTTTCCATATTTCGCTCCTTTAATTTTACGGTCTTCATTTAGTGTACCTATCCGTTACGCCTTCAACCTGTAGCTAACAAAAGCCAGCTGCTTACTGTCAGGTGACCACGAGTTGACATTGATGGTGCCCTGCCCGCCGAACAGCTCCACGAGTGTACGAAATTCGCCTCCATCACTGGACATGACTCGAATTTCTACATGCTTGTTGGGTGGATGGTCTCCGGGAGATACATCGTCCTTTCGATAAGAGATATAGGCTACAGCTTCTCCATCAGGGGATACGTGCGGGAACCAGTTGTTGCTCTCGTCGAACGTCATTTGCACCTGATCAGTGCCATCGGCATTCATACGCCACACCTGCATAAGACCGCTTCGTACGGAATTGAACCAGATGTGCTTCCCGTCCGGTGAATATTCAGGCCCGTCATTAAGTCCGGCTGTGTTCGTTAATTGCGTTTCGATTCCCCCGTCAACGGGAATGGTGTAGATATCGTATTCCCCATCCCGTTCTGCGCAATAAGCCAGCGTGCTGCCGTCAGGTGACCAGCCATGCAAGTAACTTGGGGCCATTGGCGTGACAAGAACTGGTGAACCGCCCTTCATGGGGAATATATAAATTCGTGACTGACCGTCCTCGTAAGTATGATGGCTGACCGCTACGCGTGAATTGTCGGGTGAGAGCACATGGTCGTT
This genomic window from Paenibacillus hexagrammi contains:
- a CDS encoding helix-turn-helix transcriptional regulator, with the translated sequence MEVSHQARLEELAQFLRTRRARITPEQAGLPSGGRRRTPGLRREEVAQLSGVSVDWYTWLEQGRNIQVSSQVLDSIARTLQLDYNERRHLFILALQQLPADVTPIEEPISSSLQDFLDLQGTSPAFVSDQRLTIVAWNKAASLIYGQYETMTTRERNTVWRTFNSPYVREVLQDNWEKHARHRLAQFRASYGKFAGDPWWLEMIEELNQASPEFRAWWPQHDVLSGPEGKRSITTLRPVCLFLNKYRSLFRMRRI
- a CDS encoding VOC family protein, which gives rise to MENSILGTTFVCQIAMIVRDVEKATRRFAELLGVPAPSVIMANEDGSDTVTYMGQPTKGRVKLSFFHMENLVVEFIEPTEDPTTWKDFLDTKGPGVHHIAFKAKNKMLETAKKLEEFGFPLIQNGDKYAYVESTDDLGVILELLDID
- a CDS encoding GNAT family N-acetyltransferase; translated protein: MNQAVWELNPASLSAFQSLILPEAGLIWQDPSADIVAFGIVNGEQPAGLVLALLAPNRKAARLLSIMVRSDMRRRGLGKQLMLVLEHKLRELGYVSLQVEFLAAEDLESEEGAFLQACGFPSPEQGMYIRRGRLRAVEDAPWMKLALPASFSLEPWRDVTPHDRALIQTEAGKEYPDVLSPFADEDRIDPVRSLLLRYQGQPAGWLILEELDAETILLKTMYVYRKHQRLARGIALGSVVLRKLIDERKYQYGALCVEQENEPMVRFLLRHISGPRLSKEVLWRASKSLLTVERS
- a CDS encoding S-layer homology domain-containing protein, which codes for MNKDWTKWLVTTMMLSMAVQPASSLAAEKKDSSAAPGLSFQDFTQISPAKIKAVQEAVSQGLMSGYPDGAFHPDGLLTREELAVVLAKALQLQVNSQVTSSFSDVSDSWGTSYIEAVRKAGLMGGDSNEHFRPSDTVTREELATVFVRALHASDVKGGERDQITDADEVSSWAGQSVDTALRLQLLPKKEGGFAPKEPVQREDIALFLTDIFNHKQQTAVINKIDGDIVTIDGKPYLIDDQMKKLFSSQNKEALEGATITYTSSNRNMNGMTELTISKSGKADQPVTLDVSGKSLSGVLHISGDYVVLKGDSFEQVEVQQGAAHLDVNGKVSKLNVQSTGNVALTGNNTIENMKVSDKNVRITLSQGSMIDKLELPEQVSAPDVITNYEVMNNHVTGGASPSTSTSGSSSGSKKRNHSPEVARELDDLQTTVNFGDLHVDLTDAFSDSDYDQLQLQAVSSDSVVASVYMQGSELTLEPLQEGVTTITVTANDGRGGQAQNSFELQVVPPDYSAPILVGQLPNKRVELNDGNAEIDLNGLFEVMNGDTLTLSAESSQSVVSSVYVNQAQLVVTPLTTGESTITVTATNSQADSNTTTFDVHIVDTTALAQEIADSETLLAGAVVGTDPGNYPQSAVDDFLQAVNEAKGVKSADSSVQQDMVDALSTLQAAAATFHSTKVSDGPFTAELAAGAKLYLNSNLSGTSGDVQIKDSNDVPFYSYGKRNIADLLKVKKNNQDLTFDYQTSSDFDVLDSSNVKVADVTVESDNPLVQVTAGTSGYTIHPLDAVTEATEAHLIFKIKDTHGSESSVSLPITMDETAPSVTDAVYADQSIVITFSEAILATIGGTVSVQFSDTGDFTTGHVDTLNNTTDFIVSINNNKFSIALNSDKWTALQSKLTAFSKFRVSISSYSDYSANPLSISNQEISIGQP
- a CDS encoding MFS transporter, encoding MEKAWNLQSKQEGRWGKTLLILGLSLGYFMVLLDMTVVSVALPAIRVDLGGGIAGLQWVVNAYTIVFACLLLSMGALADKIGAKRVYMGGLVVFLLASAITASVSSLGNLIGLRAVLGIGGAALMPASLTLIAHAYPVPAERARALGIWAAVTGIAMAAGPIVGGFLVDSFGWRSIFLLNVPIALVSVGLTYGLVKETNRKPQQSFDWAGQLTAVIAIAALSFGLMEGETYGWKSPVIFAAWGLDLLSAVFFVRIQAKSKAPLLPLGLFRNATVSAGMVAGMAINMGLSGILFVLPLFFQQTAGSSAHAAGLALLPMMIPLAFNPILTGRIVGKIGPRIPMTVGFALAAAGTMMQVWTAVNTNDALTFIALLLIGFGVSYTLPSLITAVISSVPKEQSGAVSGALNSSRQLGATLGVSILGSIVSGSESFTRGMHVSLAVTAVILIGGSLLSYWMIGRSKTR